From a region of the Streptomyces tirandamycinicus genome:
- a CDS encoding DEAD/DEAH box helicase, with the protein MTLPVALSGSDVIGQAKTGTGKTLGFGLPLLERVTVPADVEAGRAKPGELTDTPQALVVVPTRELCTQVTNDLLTAGKVRNVRVTAIYGGRAYEPQVEALKKGVDVVVGTPGRLLDLAGQKKLNLSHVKALVLDEADEMLDLGFLPDVEKIIQLLPVRRQTMLFSATMPGAVIGLARRYMSQPTHIRATAPDDQGATVANITQRVYRAHSLDKPELVARMLQAEGRGLAMIFCRTKRTAADIADQLARRGFASGAVHGDLGQGAREQALRAFRNGKVDVLVCTDVAARGIDVEGVTHVINYQTPEDEKTYLHRIGRTGRAGATGTAVTLVDWDDIPRWQLINKALDLDFNDPAETYSTSPHLFEELGIPAGTKGVLPRAERTRAGLAAEELEDLGEPGGRGSRTRTSDRSESPARTRTPRQRRRTRGGASVEAEAAVTAAAPAAVEETAEAPRTPRRRRRTRVGAGAEASAVPATEAPATDATAEEAAQPRRRRTRAKAVQPEAATATTTDAPAAEAPATDATAEKPAQPRRRRTRAKAVQPEA; encoded by the coding sequence ATGACCCTTCCGGTCGCGCTCTCCGGCTCCGACGTCATCGGCCAGGCCAAGACCGGCACGGGCAAGACGCTGGGCTTCGGCCTCCCGCTGCTGGAGCGGGTCACCGTGCCCGCCGACGTGGAGGCGGGCCGGGCGAAGCCCGGGGAGCTGACCGACACGCCGCAGGCGCTCGTGGTCGTCCCCACCCGTGAGCTGTGCACGCAGGTCACCAACGACCTGCTCACGGCCGGCAAGGTGCGCAACGTCCGGGTGACCGCGATCTACGGCGGCCGCGCCTACGAGCCCCAGGTCGAGGCCCTGAAGAAGGGCGTCGACGTCGTCGTCGGCACACCCGGCCGGCTGCTGGACCTCGCGGGGCAGAAGAAGCTGAACCTCTCGCACGTCAAGGCGCTCGTCCTCGACGAGGCCGACGAGATGCTCGACCTGGGCTTCCTTCCCGACGTCGAGAAGATCATCCAGCTGCTGCCGGTGCGCCGCCAGACCATGCTGTTCTCGGCGACCATGCCGGGAGCGGTGATCGGGCTCGCGCGCCGCTACATGTCCCAGCCCACCCATATCCGCGCCACCGCGCCGGACGACCAGGGCGCGACCGTCGCGAACATCACACAGCGCGTGTACCGGGCGCACTCCCTGGACAAGCCCGAGCTGGTCGCCCGCATGCTGCAGGCCGAGGGCCGCGGCCTGGCGATGATCTTCTGCCGTACGAAGCGCACGGCCGCGGACATCGCCGACCAGCTCGCGCGGCGCGGCTTCGCCTCCGGCGCCGTCCACGGCGACCTGGGCCAGGGCGCGCGCGAGCAGGCGCTGCGCGCCTTCCGCAACGGCAAGGTCGACGTGCTGGTGTGCACCGACGTCGCCGCGCGCGGTATCGACGTCGAGGGCGTCACGCACGTGATCAACTACCAGACCCCGGAGGACGAGAAGACGTACCTCCACCGCATCGGCCGGACGGGCCGTGCGGGCGCGACCGGTACCGCGGTGACGCTGGTGGACTGGGACGACATCCCGCGCTGGCAGCTGATCAACAAGGCGCTGGACCTGGACTTCAACGACCCGGCCGAGACGTACTCCACGTCTCCGCACCTGTTCGAGGAGCTGGGCATCCCGGCGGGTACCAAGGGCGTACTGCCGCGCGCCGAGCGCACCCGCGCCGGTCTGGCGGCGGAGGAGCTCGAGGACCTGGGCGAGCCCGGCGGCCGCGGGTCGCGCACGAGGACGTCCGACCGCTCCGAGTCTCCCGCCCGTACCCGCACCCCGCGTCAGCGGCGCCGCACCCGCGGCGGAGCTTCGGTGGAGGCGGAGGCTGCCGTGACCGCCGCGGCCCCGGCCGCCGTGGAGGAGACGGCGGAGGCGCCGCGCACCCCGCGCCGTCGCCGCCGGACCCGGGTGGGCGCGGGCGCCGAGGCGTCCGCCGTGCCGGCGACCGAGGCACCGGCCACCGACGCCACCGCCGAGGAAGCGGCCCAGCCGCGCCGACGCCGCACCCGCGCCAAGGCGGTTCAGCCGGAGGCCGCGACCGCCACCACGACGGACGCACCCGCCGCGGAGGCACCGGCCACCGACGCCACCGCCGAGAAGCCGGCCCAGCCGCGCCGACGCCGC
- a CDS encoding ferritin-like fold-containing protein — METPDNATAPAADAAEEPTGIAAQDWAAASADPQYRAAVVDLLGALAYGELAAFERLAEDAKLAPTLADKAELAKMASAEFHHFERLRDRLAAIETEPTKAMEPFAAALDGFHRQTAPSDWLEGLVKAYVGDSIASDFYREVAVRLDSDTRALVLAVLDDTGHGNFAVEKVRAAIEADPRVGGRLALWARRLMGEALSQAQRVVAERDALSTMLVGGVADGFDLAAVGEMFTRITKAHTKRMAALGLAS; from the coding sequence ATGGAGACGCCTGACAACGCCACCGCGCCGGCCGCCGACGCGGCCGAAGAACCGACCGGGATCGCCGCCCAGGACTGGGCCGCGGCCTCCGCCGACCCCCAGTACCGCGCCGCGGTCGTGGATCTGCTCGGCGCGCTCGCCTACGGCGAGCTGGCGGCCTTCGAGCGGCTCGCCGAGGACGCCAAGCTGGCCCCGACGCTGGCCGACAAGGCCGAGCTGGCGAAGATGGCCTCCGCCGAGTTCCACCACTTCGAGCGGCTCCGCGACCGGCTGGCCGCGATCGAGACCGAGCCCACCAAGGCCATGGAGCCGTTCGCGGCCGCGCTGGACGGGTTCCACCGCCAGACCGCCCCGTCCGACTGGCTGGAGGGCCTGGTCAAGGCGTACGTGGGCGACTCGATCGCCAGCGACTTCTACCGCGAGGTGGCCGTACGGCTGGACTCCGACACCCGCGCCCTGGTGCTCGCGGTGCTCGACGACACCGGTCACGGCAATTTCGCCGTGGAGAAGGTCCGCGCCGCGATCGAGGCGGACCCGCGGGTCGGCGGCCGGCTCGCGCTGTGGGCCCGCCGGCTGATGGGCGAGGCGCTGTCCCAGGCCCAGCGGGTCGTCGCGGAGCGCGACGCACTGTCCACGATGCTCGTGGGCGGGGTGGCGGACGGGTTCGACCTGGCCGCGGTCGGCGAGATGTTCACCCGGATCACCAAGGCGCACACCAAGCGGATGGCCGCGCTGGGGCTCGCCTCGTAG
- a CDS encoding IS30 family transposase, producing the protein MPRRHPGRDKYERLRAAGVARRVAARQVGVNERTAKDWDWGVKKTATTRTYADGRRVDYTAGTVTMCGVTTPPVGLTALEKQLNPRFLTLAEREKIRDLRAAGQSLRAIGRALGRPASTVKREIDANSGREGYQPYAAHRAAAARRPRPKDRKLLREGRLRRFVQDHLRRRWSPEQICHALVKEHPDDESMRVSVETIYQALYFQARGGLKREVQAAIRSGRTRRKPRRDPERRTPRFIDPMVMISDRPAAVEDRAVPGHWEGDLIIGAGGRSAIATLVERSTRYTMLVHLSGGAHDAETVRDGLVRTIQTLPAHLRGSLTWDQGSEMARHKQFTMATDMPVYFCDPASPWQRGSNENTNGLLRQYFPKGTDLSLHSPEDLEHVAQELNGRPRKTLGWDTPAERLRDLLTT; encoded by the coding sequence CTGCCGCGGCGGCACCCCGGGCGCGACAAGTACGAGCGGCTTCGGGCCGCCGGTGTCGCACGCCGGGTCGCGGCCCGGCAGGTCGGTGTGAACGAGCGCACGGCCAAGGACTGGGACTGGGGCGTCAAGAAGACCGCCACGACGCGCACCTATGCCGACGGGCGGCGTGTCGACTACACGGCGGGGACCGTCACGATGTGCGGTGTGACCACGCCACCGGTGGGCCTGACGGCCCTGGAGAAGCAGCTCAACCCGCGATTCTTGACGCTCGCCGAGCGCGAGAAGATCCGCGATCTGCGCGCGGCGGGTCAGTCGCTGCGGGCGATCGGGCGTGCTCTGGGACGGCCGGCGAGCACGGTCAAGCGGGAGATCGACGCGAACTCGGGCCGCGAGGGCTACCAGCCCTACGCGGCCCACCGGGCGGCGGCAGCGCGCAGGCCCCGGCCCAAGGATCGCAAGCTGCTGCGCGAGGGACGGCTGCGCCGCTTCGTCCAGGACCACCTGCGCAGGCGGTGGTCACCGGAACAGATCTGCCACGCTCTGGTAAAGGAACATCCCGACGACGAGAGCATGCGGGTGAGCGTGGAAACGATCTACCAGGCGCTGTATTTCCAGGCCCGCGGCGGCCTGAAACGGGAAGTGCAGGCAGCCATCCGCTCCGGCCGGACCCGCCGCAAACCACGCCGGGACCCCGAGCGGCGCACTCCCCGGTTCATCGACCCGATGGTGATGATCAGCGACCGGCCCGCCGCCGTCGAGGACCGGGCCGTGCCCGGGCACTGGGAAGGCGACCTGATCATCGGCGCAGGCGGGCGCTCCGCGATCGCCACCCTGGTCGAACGGAGCACCCGTTACACCATGCTGGTCCACCTGTCGGGCGGAGCCCACGACGCCGAGACCGTCCGTGACGGGCTCGTCCGCACCATCCAGACCCTGCCCGCCCACCTGCGCGGCTCTCTCACCTGGGACCAGGGCAGCGAGATGGCACGCCACAAGCAGTTCACCATGGCCACCGACATGCCCGTCTACTTCTGCGACCCGGCCTCGCCCTGGCAACGCGGCTCGAACGAGAACACCAACGGGCTGCTGCGGCAGTACTTCCCGAAAGGCACCGACCTGAGCCTGCACAGTCCCGAAGACCTCGAACACGTCGCCCAGGAACTCAACGGCCGCCCACGCAAGACGCTCGGCTGGGATACCCCAGCCGAGCGTCTACGTGATCTACTCACCACCTGA
- a CDS encoding DUF3107 domain-containing protein — MEVKIGVLHAPREIVLESGSTAEEVERAVADALAGKAQLLSLTDDKGRKVLVPADRVAYVEIGEPTTRRVGFGAL, encoded by the coding sequence GTGGAGGTCAAGATCGGCGTGCTGCACGCGCCCCGGGAGATCGTTCTGGAGAGCGGCTCGACCGCCGAGGAGGTCGAGCGGGCGGTCGCCGACGCCCTGGCCGGAAAGGCACAGCTGCTCAGCCTGACCGACGACAAGGGGCGCAAGGTGCTGGTTCCGGCCGACCGCGTCGCCTATGTCGAGATCGGCGAGCCGACCACGCGCCGCGTGGGCTTCGGCGCGCTCTAG
- a CDS encoding TetR/AcrR family transcriptional regulator, with the protein MTAIEQTEAARPRGTRLPRRARRNQLLGAAQEVFVAQGYHSAAMDDIAERAGVSKPVLYQHFPGKLELYLALLDQHCESLLQAVRGALASTTDNKQRVAATMDAYFAYVEDEGGAFRLVFESDLTNEPAVRERVERVSLQCAEAISEVIAEDTGLSQDESMLLAVGLGGVSQVVARYWLSSSSGIPRDTAVQLLTSLAWRGIAGFPLHSAEGHGDGQ; encoded by the coding sequence GTGACAGCCATCGAGCAGACAGAGGCGGCGCGCCCGCGAGGCACCCGCCTGCCGCGCCGTGCCCGACGCAACCAGCTCCTCGGCGCGGCCCAGGAGGTCTTCGTCGCCCAGGGGTACCACTCGGCGGCGATGGACGACATCGCGGAGCGGGCCGGCGTCAGCAAGCCGGTGCTGTACCAGCACTTCCCCGGGAAGCTGGAGTTGTACCTGGCGCTGCTGGACCAGCACTGCGAGTCGCTGCTGCAGGCCGTGCGCGGCGCCCTGGCGTCGACGACGGACAACAAGCAGCGGGTCGCCGCCACGATGGACGCGTACTTCGCGTACGTCGAGGACGAGGGTGGCGCGTTCCGGCTGGTCTTCGAGTCGGACCTGACGAACGAGCCCGCCGTGCGGGAGCGCGTCGAGCGCGTGTCGCTGCAGTGCGCGGAGGCCATCTCCGAAGTGATCGCCGAGGACACCGGACTGTCGCAGGACGAGTCGATGCTGCTCGCCGTGGGGCTCGGCGGGGTCTCCCAGGTGGTCGCCCGGTACTGGCTCTCCAGCAGCTCGGGGATCCCGCGCGACACCGCGGTGCAGCTGCTGACGTCGCTCGCCTGGCGCGGAATCGCCGGTTTCCCGCTCCACTCGGCGGAGGGCCACGGCGACGGCCAGTGA
- a CDS encoding alpha/beta fold hydrolase yields MSSTELPGTRAADPAGRIRSVRVAEGEELRSVALPGLTLTVRARPPARSGLPPALFVHGLGGSSQNWTTLMDALKDTVDGEAVDLPGFGDSPPPDDGDYSITAHARAVIRLVDARGRGPVHLLGNSLGGAVATRVAAVRPDLVTTLTLVSPALPELRAQRSAWPTAALALPGVAPLVQRLTRDWTPETRVRGVMALCYGDPGRVTDEALLHAVEEMERRLALPYFWDAMARSARGLIDAYTLGGQHGLWRQAERVLAPTLLVYGCRDQLVSYRMARRASSAFRDSRLLTLPDAGHVAMMEYPETVAAAVRQLLDDSTRS; encoded by the coding sequence ATGTCTTCGACCGAGCTGCCGGGAACCCGTGCCGCCGATCCGGCCGGGCGGATCCGTTCCGTGCGGGTCGCCGAGGGGGAGGAGCTCCGCTCCGTGGCGCTCCCCGGGCTGACGCTCACGGTGCGGGCCCGTCCGCCCGCCCGCTCCGGACTGCCCCCGGCGCTCTTCGTCCACGGACTCGGCGGATCGTCGCAGAACTGGACGACGCTGATGGACGCGTTGAAGGACACGGTCGACGGCGAGGCCGTCGACCTGCCCGGCTTTGGGGACTCCCCGCCGCCCGACGACGGCGACTACTCGATCACCGCCCATGCCCGCGCGGTGATCCGGCTGGTCGACGCGCGCGGACGCGGCCCCGTCCATCTGCTCGGGAACTCGCTGGGCGGCGCGGTCGCCACCCGGGTCGCGGCCGTCCGCCCCGACCTGGTGACCACCCTCACCCTGGTCTCGCCCGCGCTGCCCGAGCTCCGCGCCCAGCGCAGCGCCTGGCCCACCGCGGCGCTGGCTCTGCCCGGCGTCGCCCCGCTGGTCCAGAGGCTGACGCGGGACTGGACGCCCGAGACGAGGGTCCGCGGTGTGATGGCCCTCTGCTACGGAGACCCGGGCCGGGTGACGGACGAGGCCCTGCTGCACGCCGTGGAGGAGATGGAGCGCCGGCTGGCGCTGCCCTACTTCTGGGACGCCATGGCCCGCTCCGCACGCGGTCTCATTGACGCGTACACGCTAGGGGGGCAGCACGGGCTGTGGCGCCAGGCGGAGCGGGTGCTGGCGCCGACGCTGCTGGTGTACGGCTGCCGGGACCAACTGGTCTCGTACCGCATGGCGCGCCGGGCGAGTTCGGCCTTCCGCGACTCGCGGCTGCTGACCCTCCCGGACGCGGGCCATGTCGCCATGATGGAGTATCCGGAGACGGTCGCAGCGGCCGTACGGCAACTGCTCGACGACAGCACGAGGAGCTGA
- a CDS encoding DUF3152 domain-containing protein: MGRHSRKGPAPKAADTRGGGAGAPGQAAGPGPGRRRRPAGPPEHSGPAADGTPAHGVPQVRGGHPQQYETGGGWGGPADGGRYGDWQGVPRGHTAATTGRHPGGPATATTGQPPGSPPGAARPPIGAGARIPGPRREFVEAFDAPPPAGERTQGAKTGPGGEDEPPAKHARGRTVTGVAAAAVTTVLAVVVAGQVTDTGPGGAATEAAEGAERITEDDASRSDQRAQPPRQAAPAAPPTYAQLMARQFPFDPELKGPGKFEAVPGLDRAPGKGRKIRYRVDVEQGLGLDGALFADAVQKTLNDERSWAHGGAMSFERISSGEPEFVITLASPGTTAVWCAKSGLDTTVDNVSCDSASTERVMVNAYRWAQGAETYGAKAMLPYRQMLINHEVGHRLGYGHVNCRTAGALAPVMQQQTKSLDIGGIACRPNPWAHPGG, from the coding sequence GTGGGACGACACAGCCGCAAGGGCCCCGCACCCAAGGCCGCCGACACCCGCGGCGGCGGTGCGGGCGCCCCGGGCCAGGCCGCCGGCCCCGGCCCCGGGCGGCGCAGGCGGCCGGCCGGACCGCCGGAGCACTCCGGTCCCGCGGCGGACGGCACACCGGCGCACGGCGTACCGCAGGTGCGCGGCGGTCACCCCCAGCAGTACGAGACGGGCGGCGGCTGGGGCGGGCCCGCGGACGGCGGACGGTACGGAGACTGGCAGGGCGTCCCGCGCGGCCACACGGCCGCCACCACGGGACGGCACCCGGGCGGGCCGGCCACCGCGACGACCGGACAGCCCCCGGGCTCCCCGCCCGGCGCCGCGCGGCCGCCGATCGGCGCGGGTGCCCGGATCCCCGGCCCGCGCCGGGAGTTCGTCGAGGCCTTCGACGCACCGCCCCCGGCGGGCGAACGGACGCAGGGCGCGAAGACCGGGCCCGGCGGCGAGGACGAGCCGCCCGCCAAACACGCCCGCGGCCGTACGGTCACGGGCGTCGCGGCCGCCGCCGTGACGACGGTCCTCGCGGTCGTGGTCGCCGGGCAGGTCACGGACACCGGGCCGGGGGGCGCCGCCACGGAGGCGGCCGAGGGGGCCGAGCGGATCACCGAGGACGACGCGTCCCGCTCCGACCAGCGCGCGCAGCCGCCGCGGCAGGCCGCCCCCGCGGCGCCGCCCACCTACGCACAGCTGATGGCCCGGCAGTTCCCGTTCGACCCCGAGCTCAAGGGCCCGGGGAAGTTCGAGGCGGTCCCCGGCCTGGACCGGGCGCCCGGCAAGGGCCGGAAGATCCGCTACCGGGTGGATGTCGAGCAGGGACTCGGCCTGGACGGGGCGCTGTTCGCGGACGCCGTCCAGAAGACCCTCAACGACGAGCGCAGTTGGGCGCACGGCGGGGCCATGAGCTTCGAGCGGATCTCCTCGGGAGAGCCCGAGTTCGTCATCACCCTGGCGAGTCCCGGCACCACCGCGGTCTGGTGCGCCAAGTCGGGACTCGACACCACCGTCGACAACGTCTCCTGCGACTCCGCCTCCACCGAGCGCGTGATGGTCAACGCGTACCGCTGGGCCCAGGGCGCGGAGACCTACGGCGCCAAGGCGATGCTGCCCTACCGCCAGATGCTCATCAACCACGAGGTCGGCCACCGCCTCGGCTACGGCCATGTGAACTGCCGCACCGCCGGCGCCCTGGCCCCCGTGATGCAGCAGCAGACGAAGTCGCTGGACATCGGCGGGATCGCATGCCGCCCCAACCCCTGGGCGCACCCGGGCGGTTGA
- a CDS encoding DUF3492 domain-containing protein, translating to MRIGLLTDGGYPYATGQSRLWCDRLVRGLPQHDFDVYALSRSAHQEDQGWMELPRHVQRVRTAPLWAPEDDGRTYGRRERRLFAAHFASLAAAVCSDGDPEAFAEGLYGLAGLARERGGLYAALRSELAVRTLESACRAPGARRAVHTAAVPDYLAFTDEIERALRPLSLDWYGDDSLGAADLCHAASGGTAALPGLLAKRFFGVPLLVTEYGVQLRAHYLAAYGTPVAAPVRALLAAFHGCLASEVYRQASVITPGNTHARRWQERCGADPARLRTVYPGMDAERFTAVGEGDDSGDPNTLVWVGRIEPAKDLIALLHAFAKVREEEPGARLRILGAPVTGPESGAYLAHCKALAAQLFPDEAADAHAVGDNPVSFEEIGGPEAPDLADAYAAGAVIVLSSVVEGFPISLVEAMLCGRATVSTDVGAVVEVIGGTGLVVPPRNPRALADACLALLRDPERRERLGAAARARALELFTVEQNIAAFRGIYLELISHSPVHRDSDAVDGDGEPVPFATPAEAHVPGHWTGGRSRPRWADAASITTAAAPGGPDV from the coding sequence GTGCGGATCGGGTTGCTCACGGATGGTGGCTATCCGTATGCGACGGGTCAGTCCAGGCTCTGGTGCGACCGGCTCGTGCGCGGGCTCCCCCAGCACGACTTCGACGTCTACGCCCTCAGCCGCTCCGCCCACCAGGAGGACCAGGGCTGGATGGAGCTGCCGCGCCATGTCCAGCGGGTGCGGACGGCACCGCTGTGGGCGCCCGAGGACGACGGGCGCACCTACGGGCGCCGTGAACGGCGCCTCTTCGCCGCCCACTTCGCCTCCCTCGCCGCCGCCGTCTGCTCCGACGGCGACCCGGAGGCGTTCGCCGAGGGGCTGTACGGGCTCGCCGGCCTCGCCCGGGAGCGCGGTGGCCTGTACGCGGCGCTGCGCTCCGAACTGGCCGTGCGCACACTGGAGTCCGCCTGCCGCGCCCCCGGTGCCCGCCGGGCCGTGCACACCGCCGCGGTACCGGACTACCTCGCCTTCACCGACGAGATCGAGCGCGCTCTGCGCCCGCTGTCGCTCGACTGGTACGGGGACGACTCCCTCGGCGCGGCCGACCTCTGCCATGCCGCGTCCGGCGGCACCGCGGCCCTGCCCGGACTTCTGGCCAAACGCTTCTTCGGGGTTCCGCTCCTGGTCACCGAGTACGGCGTACAACTGCGGGCCCACTACCTCGCGGCCTACGGCACGCCCGTCGCGGCACCCGTCCGTGCCCTGCTCGCCGCCTTCCACGGGTGCCTCGCCTCGGAGGTCTACCGGCAGGCGTCCGTCATCACCCCCGGGAACACCCACGCCAGACGCTGGCAGGAGAGGTGCGGGGCCGACCCGGCCCGGCTGCGCACGGTCTACCCCGGCATGGACGCCGAGCGCTTCACCGCGGTGGGGGAGGGGGACGACTCGGGCGACCCGAACACCCTCGTCTGGGTGGGCAGGATCGAGCCGGCCAAGGACCTCATCGCACTGCTCCACGCCTTCGCGAAGGTGCGCGAGGAGGAGCCCGGGGCGCGGCTGAGGATTCTGGGCGCCCCCGTCACCGGGCCCGAGTCCGGCGCCTACCTCGCGCACTGCAAAGCCCTCGCCGCGCAGCTCTTCCCCGACGAGGCCGCGGACGCGCACGCGGTCGGCGACAACCCCGTCTCGTTCGAGGAGATAGGCGGGCCGGAGGCCCCGGACCTCGCCGACGCCTACGCCGCCGGAGCGGTGATCGTGCTGTCGAGCGTCGTCGAGGGCTTCCCGATCAGCCTGGTCGAGGCGATGCTCTGCGGCCGGGCGACCGTGTCCACCGATGTCGGCGCGGTCGTCGAGGTCATCGGCGGCACGGGGCTCGTGGTCCCCCCGCGCAACCCCCGGGCGCTCGCGGACGCCTGCCTGGCACTGCTGCGCGACCCCGAACGCCGGGAACGGCTCGGTGCGGCGGCCCGCGCCCGGGCGCTCGAACTCTTCACCGTCGAGCAGAACATCGCCGCGTTCCGCGGCATCTACCTGGAGCTCATCTCCCACAGCCCGGTGCACCGCGACTCGGACGCCGTCGACGGCGACGGTGAGCCCGTCCCCTTCGCCACCCCGGCGGAGGCCCATGTCCCCGGTCACTGGACCGGCGGCCGCAGCCGCCCCCGCTGGGCGGACGCCGCGTCCATCACCACCGCGGCCGCACCAGGAGGACCCGATGTCTGA
- a CDS encoding NAD-dependent epimerase/dehydratase family protein has translation MRVLLLGANGFLGRFVADRLLADPAVHLTALGRGDDADVRFDLAGGSPGALTRFLDAVHPGVVINCAGATRGGARDLTRHNTVAVATVCEAMRRSGCDARLVQLGCASEYGPSQPGSSTAEDAVPRPGGPYGVSKLAATELVLGSGLDAIVLRVFSPVGPGTPAGSPLGRLAEAMRRAMQSGDGELKLSGLGVQRDFVDVRDVARAVHAASLSAAQGVVNIGTGRSVRLRDAAAVLARVAGYAGALHELDGPPHRAGHPVIGAPRGPEPAPEQLGITPYPYPDGCGSWQQADVRTARDRLGWRPRINLEESLADIWMEAACRI, from the coding sequence ATGAGGGTGCTGCTGCTCGGAGCAAACGGATTCCTCGGCCGCTTCGTCGCCGACCGGCTACTGGCCGACCCGGCCGTGCATCTCACCGCGCTGGGGCGTGGCGACGACGCCGACGTACGGTTCGACCTCGCGGGCGGCAGCCCGGGAGCACTCACCCGGTTCCTGGACGCCGTCCACCCGGGGGTCGTGATCAACTGCGCCGGCGCCACCCGCGGGGGCGCCCGCGATCTGACCCGGCACAACACCGTGGCCGTCGCCACCGTCTGCGAGGCCATGCGCCGCAGCGGCTGCGACGCCCGGCTCGTCCAGCTCGGCTGCGCCTCCGAGTACGGGCCCTCGCAGCCCGGTTCCTCGACCGCGGAGGACGCCGTGCCGCGCCCCGGCGGGCCGTACGGGGTGTCCAAGCTCGCCGCGACCGAGCTGGTCCTCGGGTCCGGACTGGACGCCATCGTCCTCCGGGTCTTCTCGCCGGTCGGCCCCGGCACCCCGGCCGGCTCACCGCTCGGCCGGCTGGCCGAGGCCATGCGCCGGGCCATGCAGTCCGGCGACGGCGAGCTGAAGCTCAGCGGCCTGGGCGTCCAGCGCGACTTCGTCGACGTGCGCGACGTGGCGCGCGCCGTGCACGCCGCCTCGCTCTCCGCCGCACAAGGCGTCGTCAACATCGGAACCGGCCGCTCCGTACGGCTGCGTGACGCCGCCGCCGTGCTCGCCCGGGTGGCCGGGTACGCGGGGGCGCTGCACGAGCTGGACGGCCCGCCGCACCGCGCCGGTCACCCCGTGATCGGGGCGCCACGGGGCCCCGAGCCCGCGCCGGAGCAATTGGGCATCACGCCCTACCCGTACCCCGACGGCTGCGGCAGCTGGCAGCAGGCGGACGTACGGACCGCCCGCGACCGGCTGGGCTGGCGGCCGCGGATCAACCTGGAGGAGTCCCTCGCGGACATCTGGATGGAGGCGGCATGCCGCATCTGA
- a CDS encoding spherulation-specific family 4 protein — MPHLISTDRALSATGADRLGLGVPGYAHPLVAPAEWAELTRPGTPLHWAVLDVADGPGSRPDPHCLEAAGKLTNAGVRVLGRIDLAHGAREFGEIVSDAHRYLDWYKVGGFLLERCPVDQADLPGVRRATATLEAVLDGGHIVLGHGGHPHPGYAEVADQLVTFRGAWTDYRWSQVAEWTADHPPERFVHFVHGVPRTHLDEAMRIARWQGAGTIFFTDRSGAGRGQNGAFHSLPGYWDEIVSRIGPGVSE; from the coding sequence ATGCCGCATCTGATCAGCACGGACCGCGCACTCTCCGCCACGGGCGCCGACCGGCTCGGTCTCGGTGTCCCGGGCTATGCCCACCCCCTGGTCGCCCCGGCCGAATGGGCCGAGCTGACCAGACCGGGCACCCCGCTGCACTGGGCCGTCCTCGATGTCGCGGACGGCCCCGGCAGCAGACCGGACCCGCACTGCCTGGAGGCGGCGGGCAAGCTCACCAACGCCGGAGTCCGGGTGCTGGGCCGTATCGACCTCGCCCACGGCGCCCGGGAGTTCGGTGAGATCGTCTCCGACGCACACCGCTACCTCGACTGGTACAAGGTCGGCGGGTTCCTGCTGGAGCGCTGTCCGGTCGATCAGGCGGACCTCCCCGGGGTACGCCGTGCCACGGCCACGCTGGAGGCCGTTCTCGACGGCGGGCACATCGTGCTGGGCCACGGTGGGCACCCGCACCCCGGATACGCGGAGGTGGCCGACCAGCTCGTCACCTTCCGCGGTGCCTGGACCGACTACCGCTGGTCGCAGGTGGCGGAGTGGACCGCCGACCATCCGCCCGAGCGCTTTGTGCACTTCGTGCACGGGGTGCCCCGGACCCATCTGGACGAGGCCATGAGGATCGCCCGCTGGCAAGGAGCGGGAACGATCTTCTTCACCGACCGCTCGGGCGCAGGGCGGGGGCAGAACGGGGCATTCCACTCGTTGCCCGGCTACTGGGACGAAATCGTCTCGCGGATTGGACCGGGTGTCTCGGAATGA